From the genome of Portunus trituberculatus isolate SZX2019 chromosome 5, ASM1759143v1, whole genome shotgun sequence:
CCCAGTGAGGACGAGCTACAGTTGGAGCGTCTGGTGTCCCGTAACAGCTACACAGAGAAGGAGGCCATAGCAAGAATTGAAGCCCAGATGCCACTCGAGAGGAAATGCAAGATGGCCGACTTTGTGATCGAGAACTCCGGCAGCAAGCAAAGCACCAGGAAGCAAGTAGAGGACATCGTGAAATACTTGAGGTCTTCCCGGCACCATCTGTACCTGAGGGGGGTCTGGGGAGgcggtctggtggtggtggtggcggtggtggtggggttgttcatttatttctatttgtgactttgatttgtttttttgatttattttttgattttcttgtttaatttttttttgtgtgttttggttcatTTCCGTCTTTAattgttttggttgtgttttcgttcattttttactgtttctattctttatttattttttttaatgttttagtgTACTCTTGTTGTTTGTGGCTCAGAATGGTGTTGGTGTAATGGTGTTGCTTctcatgttgttgctgttgttgttttatcacGTACAGTGCAATGCTTTGGAAGAATTTTAGTATACAGATTAGTTATGTCACTTTCTTGTTTCTGTAAATAACACAAACTGATTTTTTGGGTTGTAATTGTGACTTAAGACTGTGACTGTCAATCATTCTGAAATCAGTACACACACAACTTCTTTTTTTAGAAGTTcagcattttctatttttatcagttATTTAGTCTCCTTTGCTTTTCATTGTAATTGTGACTTGAGATTGTGAAGTAACAGGGCCACTCAtaaatcaatacacacacacacacacacacacacacagtggttaaagcgctggcttcacaagccagaggaccggggtttgattccccggctgggtggagatatttgggtgagtctcctttgatgtgtaggtggtgttcacctagcagtgagtaggtacgggatgtaaatcgaggagttgtgaccttgttgtcccggtgtgtggtgtgtgcctggtctcaggcctagcccaagatcggaaataatgagctctgagctcgttccgtaggataacgtctggctgtctcctcagagactgcaccagatcaaacactgaaacccacacacttacagacagacacacacacatagtttttttttttttttttttttttttttagaatttgttatttttctatttgtatcagtggctttatctctttttttcatcttaatttGCCTTGAGATTGTGAAGTAACAGTGTCACTCATAAatcaatagacacacacacacacacacttttttagaattatttaatttttctatttgtgtCAATGATTTAGTCTccgtttcttttcattgttattgtgacTTGAGATGGTGAAGTTACAGGGTCTCACTCATAAATTAATggacacacacatttttttttataattgtcAATTTTCTATATGTGTCAAtgcctttatctctttctttcatcctaatTTGCCTTGAGATTGTGAAATAACAGGGTCTCACTCATATAtgacacatttcttttttttttttttttttagaatttttataatttttctgttTGTATCAATGTCttaacttctttctttcattgtaaTTGTGACTTCAGATAGTGAAATAACAcggtcactatttttttttttaatcacgtaGAGAATTGTTTGTCGTTGCGTTGGTTGTATAAAACGctgtagtattttctttttagtgaAATAATGTACTAATTGTTGCATTATCCTATACACCATCTTGTCTtcatctctgtcttcctctacACCATCTTGTCTTCATCTGTCTTCCTCTACAGTGCCTACACCATCTCTGTCTTCATCTGTGTCATGTTGTTTTCATCtgtcttcttgttttcatctctgttttcctctGTGTCACCTTGTTTtcatctctgtcttcctctgtgTCATGTTTTGATCTGCCATCTTGTTTTCATCTGTCTTCCTCTacaatttttgttttcatctctgTCTTCATCTGTCATCTTGTCTTCATCTGTGTCATCTTGTCTTCATCTCTGTCTTCCTCGAgtatttgttttcatctttgtcttcctctgtgttattcttgtcttttctttaatttctctcactGTATCTCcatcaatatttctttcctatcaccatccttctttatcatttctccatctctctctcaatgtttttCTCCTACTATAACcatccttgtttctctctctctctctctctcttctttgttttccctaatacagttcttttcttttctttcatttctctcagttaatatttcagttttttcccTAGTACAGTtaccatccttctttctttcatttctctctctctctctctctattaatatctttttttttttttcccctagtACAAttaccatcattttcttttctttcttttctctctctattttttccccctatCAACATTTCTTTCCCCCTATCaccccctttctttccttctttgtctctctaACTATCATATTTCTCCCTAAGAGTGACCAAATCTCTCCCCCATATTGAAGAGTTATCCCAGTGGTGTACCCCTACTCacaaacgctctgctctctcaccaccacaattttccaaggccacagagacaactggcCGGGTATtcatgacagtttctccttttaatctagaaatcttgccaatctgtcaccagaaccataaaaacacccttaaccccttcagtagcatgatgcatttcccttttcattgtggtgaatatttggtgattttacacagcttcagactTCCGTGGgagtttaaaatagtgaagactgtgggcattaatctttttacctccatagaaccttcctaatgtcaataaattggtgTTATcatagccaaactgtcttaaaatgtcaaaaaaaaacatgctaaactatcttaaaatgccaaaaaaaaacatgccaaactatcttaaaatgccctaaaaacatgccagactgtcttaaaataccctaaaaaaacatgagtctccacattccttctggtgactatttggtgattttctacagcttcagaaactcatgtgggggattgaaatagtgaagactgtggccattaatcatctgaccttcatagactcttcctaatatcaataaaatggtctaatggtacacaaaactcaaggtagaagaaatatgtcccagtactgaaggggttaagaacatgagtatctttaactggagcctttggaaagcagtgatggtgagagagcagagcgtttcagaacacaGGGCCATAGAACGACCAATAGAGAAACCAAACTATTTTTTAACACTTCAATGTAAATAGTCTAATTTTGTAAAGCCTTCATCtgccttgaggaggaggaggaggaggaggaggaggttgtaaatactggggtgtggtgttgtggtgtgttgctgTTGGGTTATAAAGCAAGACATCCTTTTCATTGTGTTTAAATTGTTAcctctcctttgtgtgtgtgtgtgtgtgtgtgtgtgtgtgtgtgtgtgtgtgtgtgtgtgtgtgtgtgtgtgtgtgtgtatttacctagttgtagttttacagggcctgggctttatgctcgtgtggccctgtctccatatctacacttatccaatcttactttaaaagtatgcatactcgttgcagacaccacttcttcatccaaactgttccacgtctcaacacatctttgcgggaaactatattttttaacatctctcagactatcttccctttctcagctttttactatgcgatcttgtgcttcggatgtcatattcttctctcaggatcagtttctcattatccacttggtccattccgttgatcaatttataaacttatatcagatctcctctctcccttctttgttccagggttggtagatccatagcctttagtctctcctcatatgtcatccctttaaattctggaaccattcttgtagccatttttgtagtctctccaacttccttatgtgtttcttttatgaggggtccacactactcctgcatattccaatctgggtcttattatagtacttatcaatttcttcatcatttctttgtccatgtagtgaaatgctactccaatattccttagcaaattatatgtttctctaaaaattctatcaatatggcttactggttgattgttttcttccatcgtcactcccaagtccttttcctttttttactttctccagttctactccatctcccatcttatagattcccacgggtcgtctttcactctttcccatttccatgacatggcttttgttcacattgaattccatttcccacttcttactccattcccagatcttatttaggtcttcttgcagtatttcacaatcctccttttgctttataactctgcacagtttcgtatcatccgcaaacagatttatgtagctgttcactccttctggcatgtcgttaatataaatgaggaaaagtattggtgccaatactgacccctgtggcactccgctttctactgctctccacttggacttcatatctttaactaccgtccttatttctctccccctcaaataattttctatccatctcaatgtgcttccttttaagccacccttctcctctaacttccacagtaatcttgcatgtggcactttgtcaaacgccttttttaaatccaaataaatgcagtcaacccatcctctctctcttgtactctatcaactattctagaatagaaactcaataaattagttacacaagaccgtctttttctaaaaccaaattggctatttgatattaatttgttgtcttcaaggaacttgatccattgtttctttattattctttcacacatcttgcatattacactagttagtgataccggtctgtaatttaaaggttcttccttccttccgctcttatatatgggaaccacctcagctcttttccattctactggtactgttccattttctattgagcattttatgatgttgtatataggacttgctagttcttccctacattctttcagtattctgcctgagacttcatctggtcccattgccttctcttcatccagttccttcattaactcttttatttcaagcttggttactttaatctctttcatatagacagtcttagtaaagacctcctggaatttattatttaatagttctaccatactttttgggtcttccaccatcccgttctctccttttaacctttctgttGATTCTTTATGCCAAATTTTTCcatttggttgttccttacatttttcaacaatgtccttttcaaagttctgtgtgtgtgtgtgtgtgtgtgtgtgtgtgtgtgtgtgagtaaataaGATTAGAACAGTAAATGAAATGGTGAAAAACAGAACCAAAGCAATCAAACGTCATGAAAAATAAGATGCTAAACTAGAAAAATTGTGAActggttaggtgtgtgtgtgtgtgtaaaaaaaaaaaaaaaaaaaaaaaaaaaaaaggtaaacaatGAAGTAAAACACGAAAAATCAAATGGTTTATAATGGCAATGATTTAAGACtaacttttaaccctttcagtaccaggatgagtttccatgttcattctggtgactatttggtgattttatacagcttcagaaactatgtcgggggggttaaaatagcaaagactgtggccattaatcttctgacctccatagacccttcctgatgtcaataaaatggtctaatcatacacaaaactcaaggtaacaatgtgacccagtactgaaggggttagaatagtgaagactgtggccattaatcttgtgacctccatagacccttcgtaatgtcaataaaatggtctaatggtacaaaaaactcaaggtaacaatgtgtcctagtactgaaggggttaaaatagtgaagactgtgaccattaatcttgtgaactccatagacccttcgtaatatcaataaaatggtctaatggcacacaaatctcaagttaacaatgtgtcccagtactgaaggggttaaaatagtgaagactgtggccattaatcttgtgacctccatagactcttcctaatgtcaataaaatggtctaatggcacacaaatctcaaggtaacaatgtgtcccagcactAAGACTAATTAGGAGATGCATTCACTTGTCGCTTGTTCTTGTATAGTTTTATTTGTCTCTGGCTGGATAtgcttacttacacacacaagtCATGTACACCTACTCTTAACTCTACCAAGGTGTCTTACCCAGCAGCCtcttaataatagtaatagtaatagaaataatctGGAACATTATATTTGCACACCATGGAGATAAATAACTGGGCTTCCTATGAACTGAAATGGTAATTCTTCAGCACCCActtgtaacaataataataatgataagtgatagtaataacaataataatctccgacacgtacacacagacacaccacaaAAATACTCTATAAATATTTGGAGTCACTTACCGATCTTAATCATACAAAAAATACttccaacacacagacacacacacagacacacactttaAGAGCTAAGTATATACACATTATTACTCTTACTACACTCTTGTTGTCTTCAggagaaacaacaacacaatattTATTACCTGTATATATGAGGTTACCTTCAATTACCTTACTACTAaagggcctgtgtgtgtgtgtgtgtgtgtgtgtgtgtgtgtgtgtgtgtgtgtgtgtgtgtgtgtgtgtgtgtgtgtgtgtgtgtgtgtgtgtgtgtgtgtgttggggctctgaagtgaagagaaatgtaGGAATTGGTTATGTTTGGTAGTGtttggaagggagggagggagggaggaaggaaggaaggaaggaaggaaggaaggaaggaaggaaggaaggaaggaaggaaggaaggaaggaaggaagagaagtgtgtgtgtgtatgtgtgtgtgtgtgtgtgtgtgtgtgtgtgtgtgtgtgtgtgtgtgtgtgtgtgtgtgtgtgtgtgtgtgtgtgtgtatgtgtgtgtgtgtgtgtgtgtgtgtgtgtgtgtgtgtgtgtgtgtgtgtgtgtgtgtgaagggtgcTTACCTAcaagtgtggtgttggtgtgtgggcCGAGGGGCAGGTGTATCACAggtgcggcggcggtggtggtggtgatgtggctcAGGTGGTGTCCTTAAGTTTGACCTTATCGCCGGGTTTGAAGGCCGGCATGCCGAGGTATGGGCAGGAGGCGCAGCGGAAGGCGTCGCCAAGGTAGCAGCTGCCGCAGGAAGACTTGAAGTTGTTCCTGTcctgctccctcttctcctgctcctccccctccagctcctccttcaggccacacacacagttcttgcAGGCCTTGCGCTGGCCTGTTGTGCCACACACCTTCAGGGCTGCTGGGTCGGGCCGGGCCAGGTCCTCCTCCGTCAGCAGGTCATCGGGGTTGGCCAGGTCCAGGTCATCATCCAGGTTAATGTTCCAGGTCCCAGCTGGCGCTGACCCGGCTCCAGGCAGCCGTAGCGATGACCCCACCTCAAAGTCTGGCTTCCTGCAGGTGAGCTCCACCACGGAGGTCACCAGGTCACTCTTCTGCTCATCAGTGAGGTTTGCGTTGCCGGCGGGCGACACGGAGGTGAAGCCAGCCAGGGTGAGGGCGGAGCGCAGGGCAGTGGCGTCCGTGGTGCGCAGCGTGAGGCGGCCGCCGGGACGCAGCACTCGCAGCACCTCTGCTAGCACATCAGCAGGACACTCTGCCACGAAGGGAGGCAGCACGCAGGCCAGGGCGTGGTCTAGGGAGCTCGATGCGTGGCCCGACGAACGCAGCATCTCGGAGTTCTCCACCGCCACACGACCACCCACTCCCACCGTGGACTGCAAGTCAGTAAGTCAGCAAATCAGTCAGTAAATATTTATTGATCACAGTGATTGATATTTCAACTCTAACCTCTAAAATGACAGACTTCACTACACTTTGCTACAAAATGCCCAACATAATgacacaaccataaaaacacacttcctTCCATAACATTCACTGATCCAATGGTGCACAGTGAACCAATCAACACTCCACACTCCAGCTGCAGGTGGTGAGTGGTAAACACTGCACACACCATACAATGTTAGGTCTGTATGGCAACAccgacaacaccaacaccacccttGCCTCTCCACACTTGCCTCCACATCACCCTGCCCTCACACCCCCACCACTACAGACAGCAGGGAGGAAGACATTCACCACAGAGCACACCACATTCACCCTTACACCACAGGACAAAATGTGAGGCCAGTTTTAAGATCCACACATAAAAAGGTCAGATGAGGTCAGGTCACATAGTCACCTTGAGCTGCTCCACCAGACTCTTGAGGTCATCGCCATCCACCGGCTGACTCCACACCAACAACACCTGCTGACCACCGCTGATCCCAAACATCACGTCAGCctcgccaccactgctgccacacacacacacacacacacgcacgctacACTGCCTTACTTCTCTCCTGTCCACAGCGCACTTCACCTGctggggagggaagaaatatgTGAAAGTTGTCCTCTTCATGTCACTTATCTTAATGTGAAGCAATATTACACAACCTACTGCAAACTAACCCAACATCATGTAACTCAGTCTATACTATTGCAAAGTGACTTAATGTAATGCAACTTTAATGTAATCTCATGCAAACTAACTTGATATAATGTAACTCGAGTCTCACATTGATATATATTCCCTAAGCGGTATTACTGCAGTTTGAACCAGtacaccacacgtaactatacacattctcacagtctagatcacacttctaccacaatttctaaccccattttaccttatcggaaattaataataacttcaggacagaatttaggttgggttaggttaggtctacgagcatttctaaccccattttaccctactGGAAATAAATGATGAGGTTAGGTTTCCCAGGAGATCCCCAAGCTTGTCAGACACAAGGAAAAACGAAATATAAGATGGGCTATGTTGCTTCAAACTGCACATTTACCTGCGAGCCTTCCCTTACCTTACAGCCAGCCAGGCACTACACCCCACACACCAAACTAACCTCCATCTACACTAACACGCCTCCAACTGTGACATTAAACCCCACAACACTCACAGCTGCCCACAAAACACGGACAAACAGCCCCAATGACACCACTTCActaagaaatataaaggaaaacacgaaataTTACATCGCAAACACGCGTGCGGAGAAACACCACAGAAAGCACTggattcattacacacacacacacacacctccctctctctctttcacagcacagacctcttctcctctccccaagTAGCACGCAGCATTACACAGCGTCACACAGCACGCACAGAAACACACAGGTACTTGATCTCACCTGTAGAGTGTAATTTTAAGTGTAATTTAGTGGCCACAGGTTCTCTCGTCACAGTCTCACCTGCCCCGGCGCCGTGTCGTGTTCGGTCCGCCTCACAATTCGCCACCACTCTATCAAATAAGGATTAAttatggacttttttttttctttgtagttcCTGCGTGTTAATTAGAatttatttgattgtttacGTGAAAATATATAGTATGTGTACATTAGTTTATCAATATCCGAGTTACCTCACCGGGCGAACAGgaacggaacacacacacacacacacacacacacacacttctaaaaATTGCTAAATATATTGTTGCCTATTCTTGcctaaactgagagagagagagagagggggggggtatAATGTAAATAATCTTCTGGGTCAGCAGTTAATGGAGTGGGCCCCCGAGTGGCATACTTGTTTTTAGTCCTTATTCCTTTAAATGGCCTGTTTACATTCATAATGATTCACCAGGTATATATCAGCCTTATATAGTTTGCGACGGAGGAGTAAAAATTCAGAGTTTTTTACCAACAGTTAAGAGTGACTGAACAGTATATTCACTAAAGACTTGTAGAGCCAGCTTCACATTTTGTCTCTCAAGATTTGAAGGGGAAATAGCTTTAAGTGACAACTTATAAGCATGTTTTAAGAGATTTCCAGATTCCAGGGTATAAAGGCGGTGTAGAGTTTTAAATGGAGCAATCTCAATTTTATGATCTTCATAATAAATTCCATCAGAAGAGAATTCCGGATATCTCATGGCCTTCATGTCATCTCTTTGATTCATACAGTTATTTCTGACACATTTCAACAAATGAACTGCAtcgtaaatgaaaaataatggctTATTTGTTTGTGCTGGATGGGGATACACTATTGACAACTGAAGTGGTTCAGCGAAAAGTTTCATTGCTTTTGCATTTATAGCATTATTGTCAGTCACCACACAAATTACATGAAAACTTATGTTGGGCAAACCAGTAACAACATTTTTTAGAAAGTCATGTAAAGTTTCAGCTTTCATGCATTTTGCTGGCACCAAGTGCACAACGTCCTAGAATTTTGATATTATACTGCTAACCATGAAAACAAAGACACTTGTAGCAGCCTGAGCAGAATCAAATGCTGATCCAACAATACTCCCTCCCACATAGTCAAAATAAGACTTGATGTGAATTTCATCGACCATTAATGTTACCACTTTGTCTGTTGACACCAGCAGAGTCTTATATTTGTTCTTTATATACATCAGAAAATTACTGGATCTCTGTTCGGCATCTGGGACAAACGTTTTGTTCAAGAAAATTCTCCTGATTGTGGAGTAGCTGGGCAAAATAAAAATTTATTTTCCCTTAACAATCTGTAACCGAGACGAGAGCAGttatagaaaagagaagaaaatcctAGCAGCTCTGTTGAATACTCTGGTTTCTTTAAAGTCATTAGCTGCAGCTGCTCACACACAAAGTTCAGGGTCTGGAAATGGTCAAAGGATTCGTCCCTTAGCAATGTAAGGAATGATAGTACCAGGTGAATTATAGCAGCTGTCATGCAtggttttgctgtttttgttttgtactCCCTTACACCTGTCTTCCTTAAGTTACCGAGCAAAAGGTCTAAATCATTGGTGTCATTGATTTTATTAGGAATTTTATAATTTCCCAAGCGGGGCACTTCCACATCATTCACGTAAGTCCGAATGGCACAGTCTGGTTTGATAACTACTGACCTTGATATAATGGGATGTGGGGACTGTACAACTCTGCAAATTGAAAGTGAATCAGTTTGATCTACAACACTCCAGTACGTTGCGTCCACAAAGCCTAATTTTCCCTAAGTTCCGCGAGATTTGAGAATTCTCTAGCTTTTCGATGACGAACGTCATCGATAAGGCTCTCTGCGCAATGACGtttcttcctgcctctctcttctttggtcTGGAGATTCCCTAGCGATGACAGGTGAAGACAAATAAGAAGGACAGTTAGGAAGAATGCAAGGGACAGCACCATCTTTTAGTTTAGGATGTGTCGTCGGTGCAGTCATTCTTCGGCCTGTTGCTTCGTCAAAGAATGAGGTTTCCCTCTGTAGCTGATCCGCTGTGAAGTGCAGTTCACATacctgaaggaaaataagatttCCCTTGTAATAACATCTAGTGCGGCAACATGGAAACAACTTACATTACAaacttagtatatatatatatatatatatatatatatatatatatatatatatatatatatatatatatatatatatatatatatactagaaGAAATCTAGTTTCCCCCATagaatatagagaagaaatagtGTTACTCatagaagacagagaagaaatacagtttttcccattggagatagagaaagaagacagtttTCCCCAtagaaaacacagaagaaatatatagaaagcaGAGGAAATACTAGAATACAGAGAAAATTAAAACCGTTACTCTGCTGTGCTTTGTAGGAATGAAGTTTTGCCGTCTTATGGCCCGCACCCATTTCTCCAATTCTTCATTGtgttgtgggaaggaaaagacgcTCACTTTCGGACCGTTTGGATAATTTCCATTGCACTTTGGAACACAACACATGTATGGCATTGTAAGCACCTAAAAAGTTCACAGCAATAATATCCTGAAGCTTGTTTTCTGCCTTAACATTCGCTGAGCGCAGTGCCGACAGAGCGTGACCTCTCTCTACAGCTGCCtttttcatcactactacttACCTACTTGATCTGACGCGCCAGCGGCGCCACCCCACTGTCCCCCCCATGAGTGCGGCCGTCTCTTAAGGGGCTTCCAGTACTCATGTCAAAAGCAGCTGACCAATCACCGCTgccacgaaagagagagagagagagaaaaaaaagatagaaataaaggaagggaaagtgttcTGCACTGTGGGGAAGACTCtaccaccaatacacacacacacacacacacacacacagggccgcTACGGGCAGCAGGGTCTTTTCTATTTGGTTTAAGttacacaccctccctccctttttcccgcCCCCACCACCGGCAGCCAAACCTCCCGGCACGAGGTGGGTCGAGGCCAGCCGAGGCCAGCCGAGGATGACGTCATATTTACGTAACTGGtttcattttaaaaatgactccaagaaaaaaatagctcaTCCGAAATGCTAATTCAGTTTTGAAAGAGCATAATTTTTAATTTTctatggaaatataaaaaaaacattcctgtGCTGactaatgataacaatactTCCAAGGCAATAATCGAATAAAAGTCACaaatcaacaccacaaaaataaatacactatAGAGTCCACAAACCTCATTTGTTAGGTGtggaaacaccttaaaaacacaaacttcTTTGTCAGGCCTTCAAAACTTCCCTGCAAGctgaacaagaacaaatataaatgtaaacaTAATATTATAAAAAGTCACTTTAACCTGCCTACAAACCAATCTAAAGTCCAATTATTGAACCCAACATTACCATCGAACACTTTGAAATATCACCCATTATTTTTGAAGCAATAATATCTGGACTAGCggctcatataaaaaaaaaaaaaaaattcgaaaGGGAGGTAAAAAAATGTTGGAATCTATAATGTCGAGGGAGGGTCCGGAGGGGCCGGAGCTTAGCGGCGGCCGGCGGGGGAGTTGGCGGCGACGGCCACATGCCCATATCAcctttaataaccttcaccgcAACAAAACCAGACAATTGCGGGTATATTTCAATGGCAAATATGAAAGATTACACTTGCAGCTCCACTCGGTGACGTGTTTGGCTTATAACACAAGAGATACTGGCTGATAAATAGGAAAGACCAGCAGGCGCATCAGCCTGCTGGTCTGTTAAACCTTCTGAGTGCATGTTAGGGTGTTTTTAATGTTGTGGTGGGTTGATTCACTGATGTTTCACTGCAACGATGTAGGACACGCATTGTTTTTTCACTTGTCCTGTGTTGGGTTacaccaggggttctcaacctttttatcgttaagaaccccctgagttataagaccatctaccagtacccccagtattgtcacatggaacatggaactcaatatgcaatggcactgcaaaggattttattagatcagccatctaagtacccctggaaatcttcttatgaaccccctgtggtttcgcgctgt
Proteins encoded in this window:
- the LOC123514142 gene encoding anamorsin-like, with the translated sequence MFGISGGQQVLLVWSQPVDGDDLKSLVEQLKSTVGVGGRVAVENSEMLRSSGHASSSLDHALACVLPPFVAECPADVLAEVLRVLRPGGRLTLRTTDATALRSALTLAGFTSVSPAGNANLTDEQKSDLVTSVVELTCRKPDFEVGSSLRLPGAGSAPAGTWNINLDDDLDLANPDDLLTEEDLARPDPAALKVCGTTGQRKACKNCVCGLKEELEGEEQEKREQDRNNFKSSCGSCYLGDAFRCASCPYLGMPAFKPGDKVKLKDTT